One part of the Saccopteryx bilineata isolate mSacBil1 unplaced genomic scaffold, mSacBil1_pri_phased_curated manual_scaffold_23, whole genome shotgun sequence genome encodes these proteins:
- the LOC136318267 gene encoding GTPase IMAP family member 8-like codes for MSHHVVMNDWGKHLLWEAAALGVGRQEQEAVSQSPQHTDHIRHAGTKHLHTLPQVVPISHYQTEDREAIRGIQKVFGAGAVRHTIIIFTRKDELGDDSIQDYFESDSSVNELVETCRRQFCAFNNKAEGAEWHSQVTELLVKEELGPGPGEQQLRASGSEPNPGTSELKVLLVRQHSVGKSTARDRLLGKRAFQTKISDRWVTREFKSESRVWKGRKILIIHSPDLSTDFKPALQEQDPQGPHAFLLVTPLGSFSENDEAVLTTLRRRFGDKFRERTVMLLTRKEDRGDEEANPLSETTGTVKELIQEGGHGYSTFSYSAAAEEEPGPVGALLDKVLRLVLRNCDEPCGFAGETLIIVLVGRNGTGKSATGNTILGRSEFVSQLRAQPVTKEVQDSRGMVDAQDVLVVDTPTLRLMLGVEGDPS; via the exons ATGTCCCACCACGTGGTGATGAATGATTGGGGGAAGCATTTGCTTTGGGAAGCCGCAGCTTTGGGGGTGGGACGTCAGGAGCAGGAGGCAGTGTCCCAGTCTCCCCAGCACACTGACCACATCAGACACGCTGGGACAAAACA CCTCCACACCCTGCCTCAGGTGGTCCCCATCAGCCACTACCAGACGGAGGACAGAGAAGCAATCAGGGGCATCCAGAAGGTGTTTGGGGCGGGAGCCGTGAGACACACCATTATCATCTTCACTCGGAAAGATGAGTTGGGCGATGACTCCATCCAAGATTACTTTGAAAGTGACAGCTCGGTTAACGAGTTGGTTGAAACCTGTAGAAGACAATTCTGTGCTTTCAACAACAAGGCAGAGGGGGCCGAATGGCACAGCCAGGTGACGGAGCTCCTCGTCAAGGAGGAGCTTGGTCCAG GCCCAGGGGAGCAGCAGCTGCGGGCCTCAGGCTCTGAACCAAACCCGGGGACGTCAGAACTAAAGGTCCTGCTGGTTAGGCAGCACAGCGTGGGAAAAAGTACAGCCAGGGACAGGCTTCTGGGAAAGAGAGCCTTCCAAACCAAAATTAGCGACCGCTGGGTGACTCGGGAATTCAAGTCTGAGAGCAGGGTCTGGAAAGGGAGGAAAATTTTGATCATTCATAGTCCAGACTTATCAACAGACTTTAAACCAGCCCTTCAGGAACAGGACCCTCAGGGTCCCCACGCCTTCCTGCTGGTGACCCCACTGGGCTCCTTCTCTGAGAATGATGAGGCGGTGCTGACCACTCTCCGAAGAAGGTTTGGAGACAAATTTAGGGAGCGCACGGTCATGCTTCTCACAAGGAAAGAAGACCGAGGAGATGAGGAAGCAAACCCGCTCTCAGAAACCACAGGAACCGTCAAGGAACTCATCCAGGAAGGTGGGCACGGATACAGCACCTTCAGCTACAGCGCGGCAGCAGAGGAGGAGCCAGGGCCTGTGGGCGCGCTCCTGGACAAAGTCCTGCGCCTGGTACTACGGAACTGTGATGAGCCCTGCGGCTTCGCTGGAG AGACCCTGATCATTGTCCTCGTGGGGAGGAATGGAACTGGGAAGAGTGCCACTGGCAACACCATCCTCGGGAGGTCAGAATTTGTCTCTCAGCTCCGAGCCCAGCCAGTAACCAAGGAGGTCCAGGACAGCAGGGGGATGGTGGATGCGCAGGACGTCTTGGTGGTGGACACTCCCACGCTCCGCCTGATGCTCGGTGTGGAAGGTGACCCATCTTAG